The proteins below come from a single Miscanthus floridulus cultivar M001 chromosome 1, ASM1932011v1, whole genome shotgun sequence genomic window:
- the LOC136501216 gene encoding uncharacterized protein, with translation MWNYSAPHSLLLQYGDNYARCESSSSSAGSVGLDRILAAEYGRFDSLNLSPPLHGLQAQTLFVMHGSENCLGIGANPIYSSEARPAFSQLSFTQPTAAAAHYSMKWTAAAGETVTGDGSRLRGSKRLKTTTPATAQGPQHGQRCNPKPTRDQSMKAPCKSSQKLGDKITALQQLVSPYGKTDTASVLHEAATCIKHLHEQIQILTASYPEFISSASQQDTGEEEGGATDLRRRGLCVAPLSPAVVQLVSAEAVLRHRDVAFTEDHWRCLGTL, from the exons ATGTGGAACTACTCTGCGCCGCACTCGCTCCTGCTGCAGTACGGCGACAACTACG CCAGGTGCGAGAGCTCTAGTTCATCGGCAGGATCCGTGGGCCTGGACAGGAT ACTGGCAGCGGAGTATGGCCGGTTCGACTCTCTGAACTTGTCACCACCACTTCACGGCCTTCAGGCGCAAACGCTTTTTGTTATGCACGGTTCAGAGAACTGCCTAG GAATAGGCGCGAATCCGATCTACAGCAGCGAGGCCCGGCCTGCGTTTTCGCAGCTCAGCTTCACCCAGCCAACTGCCGCTGCTGCT CACTACTCGATGAAATGGACGGCAGCAGCGGGGGAGACGGTGACCGGTGACGGCAGCCGTCTCAGGGGATCAAAGAGGCTCAAGACAACGACGCCAGCGACAGCACAAGGTCCACAGCACGGCCAGCGCTGCAATCCGAAACCAACAAGAGATCAGTCTATGAAG GCACCATGTAAGAGCAGCCAGAAGCTGGGGGACAAGATCACGGCACTTCAGCAGCTAGTCTCCCCGTATGGCAAG ACGGATACGGCATCAGTGCTCCACGAGGCAGCCACCTGCATCAAGCATCTCCACGAGCAGATCCAG ATTCTGACCGCCTCATACCCTGAATTTATTTCTTCAGCGTCACAGCAG GATACGGGCGAGGAAGAGGGCGGCGCGACGGATCTGCGCCGGCGAGGCCTGTGCGTGGCGCCACTGTCCCCGGCCGTCGTTCAGCTTGTGTCAGCCGAGGCCGTGCTCCGCCACCGCGACGTGGCCTTCACGGAGGATCACTGGCGCTGCCTCGGCACTCTGTAA
- the LOC136501227 gene encoding histone H2A-like has protein sequence MDSTGAGAGGKVKKGAAGRKAGGPRKKSVTRSVKAGLQFPVGRIGRYLKKGRYAQRVGTGAPVYLAAVLEYLAAEVLELAGNAARDNKKTRIIPRHVLLAIRNDEELGKLLAGVTIAHGGVLPNIHSVLLPKKTAEKASGGGSKEPKSPKKAAKSTKKA, from the exons ATGGACTCCACCGGCGCCGGAGCGGGAGGGAAGGTGAAGAAGGGAGCGGCCGGGCGCAAGGCCGGCGGGCCGAGGAAGAAGTCGGTGACGAGGTCCGTGAAGGCCGGGCTCCAGTTCCCCGTCGGCCGCATTGGGCGCTACCTCAAGAAGGGCCGCTACGCGCAGCGCGTCGGCACTGGCGCCCCCGTCTACCTCGCCGCCGTCCTCGAGTACCTCGCTGCTGAG GTTCTGGAGCTCGCCGGGAACGCTGCCAGGGACAACAAGAAGACGCGCATCATCCCCCGCCACGTGCTGCTTGCGATCCGCAACGACGAGGAGCTCGGGAAGCTGCTGGCCGGCGTGACCATCGCCCACGGCGGCGTGCTGCCCAACATCCACTCGGTTCTGCTGCCCAAGAAGACGGCGGAGAAGGCGTCCGGCGGCGGGAGCAAGGAGCCCAAGTCGCCCAAGAAGGCTGCCAAGTCCACCAAGAAGGCATAG